The region TAGGGCAGTTTGTTGCCGCTGAAATCATCATTCTATTAGTTATCAATTCAGTGGAAAAAATTATTTTAGGTCTTGAAACGTTTTATGATGTTTTAACATCCGTTGAAAAAATTGGTCAAGTTACAGATATTGAACTAGAATTTGAATCTACAAAACCTATCACAGAATGTTATAATTCAATTTCATTAGAAGCAGAAAAAATTAAATTTAGATTCCCCGATTCTAAAGAAAACACCTTAGATGAAATATCGATTAAAATTGAACAAGGAGAAAAAATTGTTATTGAAGGCGATAATGGTTCAGGTAAAACAACATTAATCAAATTATTATCGGGCACCATTCAGCCAACCTATGGAGCACTTTATATTAATGATGATACCTTTAGAAAAATAGATCTAAATCAGTACCGCACTCATATTGCTACTGTTTTACAAGACGATACCCTTTTTGAAGGCACCATTAAGGACAATCTAACTTTTGGAAATTATGTTTCAAATGAAGATATTAAGTGGGCACTTGATGCCGTTCAACTAACCAATTTCATCAAAACATTACCAAATGGTTTAGATACAAAAATTTACCCTGAAGGCAAACAACTATCAGCTTCAAATGCTCAAAAAATACTATTAGCGAGAAGTATAATCTCAAAACCAAAAATTTTGTTTTTAGAAGACCCTACGGATAAAATGGATAATGAAACTTCTCAAAAAATCATTTCTTTTTTAACAGATGTAAAAAACAAGTGGACTTTAGTAGTTACTTCAAGAGAAAAGGTTTGGGAAAAATCATGTAATAGAATCATTTACATGGAAGACGGAAAAATTAATAAAGACGTAAAAAAACAATAAGTATGCTAAATTTATCTAACAACAATAAACCCAATTATAGTAGATTAGATCAATTTTCTACTATAAAATCATTAGCAAATAGACCTCATTACAAAATTTTAAATAAAATTTTAGTTGCGTTTTTAGTTGTGGTTCTATTAATCTTATTTTTGCCTTGGACACAAAATATTGCCGGTCAAGGAAATGTTACTACTTTAATGCCAAATCAACGACCGCAAACCATTCAGTCCTTAATTTCTGGCCGTATTGAAAAATGGTATGTACGTGAAGGAGACTATGTTGAAAAAGGTGATACTATCTTATTCATATCAGAAATTAAAGAAGATTATTTAGACCCCAATTTAGTTGAAAACACTAAAGCACAAATGGAGGCCAAGAAACAATCTGTTGAATCCTATGGCGGAAAAGTAAATTCCCTTTCCAATCAAATTTCAGCCATTGAAACAGAACGTGGATTAAAATTTGAACAAGCTAAAAACAAAGTAAAACAATCCATTTTAAAAATAAAAAGTGATAGTACCGATTTAGAAGCTTCAAAAACACAATTAAAAATTGCTAAAACACAATACAATCGTTCTGTTCAACTAAATAAAGACGGATTAAAACCTTTAACAGACGTAGAGGAAAAACGTTTAAAATTACAAGAAGTTGAAGCAAAAAACATTACACAAGAAAATAAACTACTGGCTAGTAAAAATGAGTTGATTAATGCTCGAGTAGAATTAAACCGAATTAATGCAGAGTA is a window of Flavobacterium indicum GPTSA100-9 = DSM 17447 DNA encoding:
- a CDS encoding peptidase domain-containing ABC transporter, whose translation is MTPLKRFINLLKLDKKDIVQIFFYAIFAGIVSLSLPLGIQAIINFIQAGRISASWIVLVVLVVFGVAFVGVLSLMQLRITENLQQKIFVRAAFEFAYRIPKFKFEEIYNKYSPEIANRFFDTLNIQKGTSKLLIDFSAALLQITFGLILLSLYHPFFIIFGMLLMVLLYFIFKFSYIPGLESSLKESKFKYKVAAWLQELARNSNTFKRENHFEFALNKNDKLVNDYINYREKHFNIIKKQFLQLITFKVIITASLLLIGGFLVMQEQMNIGQFVAAEIIILLVINSVEKIILGLETFYDVLTSVEKIGQVTDIELEFESTKPITECYNSISLEAEKIKFRFPDSKENTLDEISIKIEQGEKIVIEGDNGSGKTTLIKLLSGTIQPTYGALYINDDTFRKIDLNQYRTHIATVLQDDTLFEGTIKDNLTFGNYVSNEDIKWALDAVQLTNFIKTLPNGLDTKIYPEGKQLSASNAQKILLARSIISKPKILFLEDPTDKMDNETSQKIISFLTDVKNKWTLVVTSREKVWEKSCNRIIYMEDGKINKDVKKQ
- a CDS encoding HlyD family secretion protein, encoding MLNLSNNNKPNYSRLDQFSTIKSLANRPHYKILNKILVAFLVVVLLILFLPWTQNIAGQGNVTTLMPNQRPQTIQSLISGRIEKWYVREGDYVEKGDTILFISEIKEDYLDPNLVENTKAQMEAKKQSVESYGGKVNSLSNQISAIETERGLKFEQAKNKVKQSILKIKSDSTDLEASKTQLKIAKTQYNRSVQLNKDGLKPLTDVEEKRLKLQEVEAKNITQENKLLASKNELINARVELNRINAEYTEKVSKARSDQFTALSSQYDTEAQVNKLKNQYTNYKIRNGMYYITAPQSGYVNRALQSGIGENIKEGTAIVSIMPATYQLAVETYVSPMDFPLIQQGERVRVWFDGWPTIVFSGWPGLSYGTYGGRVVAKENFISDNGKYRVLIAPDDEEEKWPKQLSIGSGAQTVALLDNVPIWYEIWRTLNGFPPNYYQSKSEKNEKDKK